One genomic region from Phycodurus eques isolate BA_2022a chromosome 16, UOR_Pequ_1.1, whole genome shotgun sequence encodes:
- the nptx2a gene encoding neuronal pentraxin-2a isoform X2 — MLRELLALFQLLGWVLSQDAAGSRFVCNAMPPGAEAGCGAAPTGPAEDELRSAVARLRATVLQQKETIGGQQRTIRELNSELARCEAADDTAPPAKSRGPGSRRKDLGKNTMGDLPRDPSDTINQLGKTMQSLKGRLDSLEQTLHVPGTNASAGGVPPLRELLGRRLGLLETQLLRKVAELEEEKSQLYNDTAAHRRRTENALNSLLERITELEKNNNAFKSPEDFKVSLSLRTNYLYGRIKKSLPEMYAFTVCMWLKSSAGPGIGTPFSYGVPGQANEIVLIEWGNNPVELLVNDKVAQLPLSVSDGRWHHICITWTTRDGFWEAYQDGERLGTGDNLAPWHPIKPGGVIVLGQEQDMVGGRFDATQAFVGELSQFNMWDRVLRPVDVVGLANCSAYMPGNVVPWIDANVEVFGGATKAPLEICEDRAFDS; from the exons ATGCTGCGCGAGCTGCTGGCGCTCTTCCAGCTGCTCGGCTGGGTTCTGAGCCAGGACGCCGCAGGGAGCCGCTTCGTGTGCAACGCCATGCCGCCGGGCGCGGAGGCCGGCTGCGGCGCCGCTCCGACGGGCCCCGCCGAGGACGAGCTGCGCAGCGCCGTCGCGCGGCTGCGGGCGACCGTCCTGCAGCAGAAGGAGACCATCGGCGGCCAGCAGCGCACCATCAGGGAGCTCAACTCCGAGCTGGCGCGCTGCGAGGCGGCGGACGACACGGCGCCGCCGGCCAAGTCTCGGGGTCCGGGCTCCAGGAGGAAGGACTTGGGCAAGAACACCATGGGCGACCTGCCCCGGGACCCCAGCGACACCATAAACCAGCTGGGCAAGACCATGCAAAGCCTGAAGGGGCGCTTGGACAGCCTGGAG CAGACTTTGCACGTCCCCGGCACAAACGCGTCGGCCGGAGGCGTTCCGCCGCTGCGGGAGCTCCTGGGGCGGCGTCTGGGGCTCCTGGAGACGCAGCTCCTGCGAAAGGTGGCcgagctggaggaggagaagagccAGCTGTACAACGACACGGCGGCCCATCGCCGACGCACCGAGAACGCCCTCAATTCTCTCCTGGAGAGGATCACGGAGCTGGAGAAAA ACAACAACGCCTTCAAGTCGCCGGAGGACTTCAAGGTGTCGCTGTCTCTGCGCACCAACTACCTGTACGGACGCATCAAGAAGAGCCTCCCCGAGATGTACGCCTTCACCGTCTGCATGTGGCTCAAGTCCAGCGCCGGTCCCGGGATCGGAACCCCCTTCTCGTACGGCGTGCCGGGACAGGCCAACGAGATCGTGCTGATCGAGTGGGGGAACAACCCCGTCGAGCTGCTGGTTAACGACAAG GTGGCGCAGCTTCCGCTTTCGGTGAGCGACGGGCGCTGGCACCACATCTGCATCACCTGGACCACCAGAGACGGCTTCTGGGAGGCTTACCAGGACGGCGAGCGACTGGGCACCGGGGACAACCTGGCCCCCTGGCACCCGATTAAACCTGGCGGGGTGATCGTTCTGGGCCAGGAGCAG GACATGGTCGGAGGTCGTTTCGACGCCACCCAGGCCTTCGTGGGCGAGCTGAGCCAGTTCAACATGTGGGACCGAGTACTGCGGCCCGTGGACGTCGTGGGCCTGGCCAACTGCTCGGCGTACATGCCCGGCAACGTGGTCCCTTGGATAGACGCCAACGTGGAGGTGTTTGGCGGGGCCACCAAAGCTCCTCTGGAGATATGCGAGGACCGCGCGTTCGATTCCTAA
- the nptx2a gene encoding neuronal pentraxin-2a isoform X3 produces MLRELLALFQLLGWVLSQDAAGSRFVCNAMPPGAEAGCGAAPTGPAEDELRSAVARLRATVLQQKETIGGQQRTIRELNSELARCEAADDTAPPAKSRGPGSRRKDLGKNTMGDLPRDPSDTINQLGKTMQSLKGRLDSLEQQTLHVPGTNASAGGVPPLRELLGRRLGLLETQLLRKVAELEEEKSQLYNDTAAHRRRTENALNSLLERITELEKNNNAFKSPEDFKVSLSLRTNYLYGRIKKSLPEMYAFTVCMWLKSSAGPGIGTPFSYGVPGQANEIVLIEWGNNPVELLVNDKVAQLPLSVSDGRWHHICITWTTRDGFWEAYQDGERLGTGDNLAPWHPIKPGGVIVLGQEQVSA; encoded by the exons ATGCTGCGCGAGCTGCTGGCGCTCTTCCAGCTGCTCGGCTGGGTTCTGAGCCAGGACGCCGCAGGGAGCCGCTTCGTGTGCAACGCCATGCCGCCGGGCGCGGAGGCCGGCTGCGGCGCCGCTCCGACGGGCCCCGCCGAGGACGAGCTGCGCAGCGCCGTCGCGCGGCTGCGGGCGACCGTCCTGCAGCAGAAGGAGACCATCGGCGGCCAGCAGCGCACCATCAGGGAGCTCAACTCCGAGCTGGCGCGCTGCGAGGCGGCGGACGACACGGCGCCGCCGGCCAAGTCTCGGGGTCCGGGCTCCAGGAGGAAGGACTTGGGCAAGAACACCATGGGCGACCTGCCCCGGGACCCCAGCGACACCATAAACCAGCTGGGCAAGACCATGCAAAGCCTGAAGGGGCGCTTGGACAGCCTGGAG CAGCAGACTTTGCACGTCCCCGGCACAAACGCGTCGGCCGGAGGCGTTCCGCCGCTGCGGGAGCTCCTGGGGCGGCGTCTGGGGCTCCTGGAGACGCAGCTCCTGCGAAAGGTGGCcgagctggaggaggagaagagccAGCTGTACAACGACACGGCGGCCCATCGCCGACGCACCGAGAACGCCCTCAATTCTCTCCTGGAGAGGATCACGGAGCTGGAGAAAA ACAACAACGCCTTCAAGTCGCCGGAGGACTTCAAGGTGTCGCTGTCTCTGCGCACCAACTACCTGTACGGACGCATCAAGAAGAGCCTCCCCGAGATGTACGCCTTCACCGTCTGCATGTGGCTCAAGTCCAGCGCCGGTCCCGGGATCGGAACCCCCTTCTCGTACGGCGTGCCGGGACAGGCCAACGAGATCGTGCTGATCGAGTGGGGGAACAACCCCGTCGAGCTGCTGGTTAACGACAAG GTGGCGCAGCTTCCGCTTTCGGTGAGCGACGGGCGCTGGCACCACATCTGCATCACCTGGACCACCAGAGACGGCTTCTGGGAGGCTTACCAGGACGGCGAGCGACTGGGCACCGGGGACAACCTGGCCCCCTGGCACCCGATTAAACCTGGCGGGGTGATCGTTCTGGGCCAGGAGCAGGTGAGCGCGTGA
- the nptx2a gene encoding neuronal pentraxin-2a isoform X1, producing the protein MLRELLALFQLLGWVLSQDAAGSRFVCNAMPPGAEAGCGAAPTGPAEDELRSAVARLRATVLQQKETIGGQQRTIRELNSELARCEAADDTAPPAKSRGPGSRRKDLGKNTMGDLPRDPSDTINQLGKTMQSLKGRLDSLEQQTLHVPGTNASAGGVPPLRELLGRRLGLLETQLLRKVAELEEEKSQLYNDTAAHRRRTENALNSLLERITELEKNNNAFKSPEDFKVSLSLRTNYLYGRIKKSLPEMYAFTVCMWLKSSAGPGIGTPFSYGVPGQANEIVLIEWGNNPVELLVNDKVAQLPLSVSDGRWHHICITWTTRDGFWEAYQDGERLGTGDNLAPWHPIKPGGVIVLGQEQDMVGGRFDATQAFVGELSQFNMWDRVLRPVDVVGLANCSAYMPGNVVPWIDANVEVFGGATKAPLEICEDRAFDS; encoded by the exons ATGCTGCGCGAGCTGCTGGCGCTCTTCCAGCTGCTCGGCTGGGTTCTGAGCCAGGACGCCGCAGGGAGCCGCTTCGTGTGCAACGCCATGCCGCCGGGCGCGGAGGCCGGCTGCGGCGCCGCTCCGACGGGCCCCGCCGAGGACGAGCTGCGCAGCGCCGTCGCGCGGCTGCGGGCGACCGTCCTGCAGCAGAAGGAGACCATCGGCGGCCAGCAGCGCACCATCAGGGAGCTCAACTCCGAGCTGGCGCGCTGCGAGGCGGCGGACGACACGGCGCCGCCGGCCAAGTCTCGGGGTCCGGGCTCCAGGAGGAAGGACTTGGGCAAGAACACCATGGGCGACCTGCCCCGGGACCCCAGCGACACCATAAACCAGCTGGGCAAGACCATGCAAAGCCTGAAGGGGCGCTTGGACAGCCTGGAG CAGCAGACTTTGCACGTCCCCGGCACAAACGCGTCGGCCGGAGGCGTTCCGCCGCTGCGGGAGCTCCTGGGGCGGCGTCTGGGGCTCCTGGAGACGCAGCTCCTGCGAAAGGTGGCcgagctggaggaggagaagagccAGCTGTACAACGACACGGCGGCCCATCGCCGACGCACCGAGAACGCCCTCAATTCTCTCCTGGAGAGGATCACGGAGCTGGAGAAAA ACAACAACGCCTTCAAGTCGCCGGAGGACTTCAAGGTGTCGCTGTCTCTGCGCACCAACTACCTGTACGGACGCATCAAGAAGAGCCTCCCCGAGATGTACGCCTTCACCGTCTGCATGTGGCTCAAGTCCAGCGCCGGTCCCGGGATCGGAACCCCCTTCTCGTACGGCGTGCCGGGACAGGCCAACGAGATCGTGCTGATCGAGTGGGGGAACAACCCCGTCGAGCTGCTGGTTAACGACAAG GTGGCGCAGCTTCCGCTTTCGGTGAGCGACGGGCGCTGGCACCACATCTGCATCACCTGGACCACCAGAGACGGCTTCTGGGAGGCTTACCAGGACGGCGAGCGACTGGGCACCGGGGACAACCTGGCCCCCTGGCACCCGATTAAACCTGGCGGGGTGATCGTTCTGGGCCAGGAGCAG GACATGGTCGGAGGTCGTTTCGACGCCACCCAGGCCTTCGTGGGCGAGCTGAGCCAGTTCAACATGTGGGACCGAGTACTGCGGCCCGTGGACGTCGTGGGCCTGGCCAACTGCTCGGCGTACATGCCCGGCAACGTGGTCCCTTGGATAGACGCCAACGTGGAGGTGTTTGGCGGGGCCACCAAAGCTCCTCTGGAGATATGCGAGGACCGCGCGTTCGATTCCTAA